One region of Hymenobacter sediminicola genomic DNA includes:
- a CDS encoding class I SAM-dependent methyltransferase: MTFVDLGTSPLCQNHVRPHEFNCAEPFYPLHARVCRECFLVQLDEFVTSEEIFQNDYAYFSSYSASWLRHASRYTDMAATRFGLNAQSLVVEVASNDGYLLQYFVAKDIPVLGVEPALNVAEVARSKGINTLGRFFGRETAQYIAATSGQADLLLGNNVLAHVPDINDFVAGMQLLLKPNGVITMEFPHLLRLMEGNQFDTVYHEHFSYLSFYTVERIFAHHGLTLFDVEELPTHGGSLRIYARHTGCTEWPLSERVAELRNRELAAGVTDLTYYADFEEKAKETKRKLLEFLIEAKRAGKTVVGYGAPGKGNTLLNYCGIRTDFLDYTVDVSPHKQGNFLPGTRIPICHPDRIWDTQPDYVLILPWNLREEIMDQMAGIREWGGRFVVPIPEVQVFE; this comes from the coding sequence GTGACGTTCGTTGATCTGGGAACGTCGCCGCTATGCCAAAACCATGTGCGGCCGCACGAGTTCAACTGCGCCGAGCCGTTTTATCCACTGCATGCACGGGTATGCCGGGAGTGCTTTTTGGTGCAGCTTGATGAGTTTGTAACATCCGAGGAGATATTCCAGAACGATTACGCCTACTTCTCCTCGTATTCGGCCTCCTGGCTCCGGCACGCCAGCCGCTACACCGATATGGCTGCCACGCGTTTCGGCCTGAACGCCCAAAGCCTGGTGGTAGAAGTGGCTTCTAACGACGGCTACCTACTGCAATATTTCGTGGCCAAGGATATTCCGGTGCTGGGAGTGGAGCCGGCACTGAATGTAGCCGAAGTAGCCCGCAGCAAAGGCATCAATACGCTGGGACGCTTCTTCGGGCGTGAAACAGCGCAGTATATAGCTGCCACCAGTGGCCAGGCCGACCTGCTTCTCGGCAACAATGTGCTGGCCCACGTTCCCGATATCAATGATTTTGTGGCTGGTATGCAACTGCTGCTCAAGCCCAACGGCGTTATCACCATGGAGTTTCCGCATCTGCTGCGGCTCATGGAGGGCAACCAGTTCGATACTGTCTACCATGAGCACTTCAGCTACCTGTCGTTTTACACGGTAGAGCGCATCTTCGCGCATCATGGCCTTACGCTGTTTGATGTAGAGGAGCTACCTACGCATGGTGGTTCGCTACGCATCTACGCCCGGCACACCGGCTGCACAGAATGGCCCCTGAGTGAGCGGGTAGCGGAGCTCCGGAACCGGGAACTGGCTGCCGGCGTCACCGACCTGACGTATTACGCCGACTTCGAGGAAAAAGCCAAAGAGACGAAGCGGAAGCTGCTGGAGTTTCTGATTGAGGCAAAACGGGCCGGCAAAACGGTAGTAGGCTATGGTGCTCCCGGTAAGGGAAACACCCTGCTTAATTACTGCGGCATCCGCACCGACTTTCTGGATTACACAGTGGATGTGAGCCCGCACAAGCAAGGCAATTTTCTGCCCGGTACCCGTATTCCTATCTGCCATCCAGACCGGATTTGGGATACCCAGCCCGATTATGTACTGATTCTGCCCTGGAACCTGCGTGAGGAAATAATGGACCAGATGGCCGGTATCCGAGAGTGGGGCGGCCGGTTTGTGGTGCCCATTCCGGAGGTACAGGTGTTTGAGTAG
- a CDS encoding NAD(P)H-dependent oxidoreductase has translation MIIIDKALEKRQRDGNPIRVGMIGAGFMARGVARQICRYVPGMKLVAIANRNPERARSIYAEAGVADVREVASVAQLETCIALGQPAITDDALLLSRAAGIDAIIEVTGAVEHGAHVVLEAIRHNKHIILLNAELDGTVGPILKVYADQAGVIYSVADGDQPGVTLNLARFVKGLGVTPVLCGNIKGLHDPYRNPTTQEGFARQWGQNPSMVTSFADGSKISFEQAVIANALNMRVARRGMLGPTVEPGTPISKAAEWYPHELLLGGGPGLVDYVVGAEPSPGVFVLGTIDDPVQQHYLKLYKLGPGPLYCFYTPYHLCHFETPTTVARAVLFQDAALAPAGPMRVEVVTAAKVPLFAGQVLDGIGHYHTYGLAENADITQRENLLPIGVAEGCTLRHDVERDQVLTYNDVILPEGRLIDQLRAEQTAYFQNSQPFLNSPTLADPPSMLR, from the coding sequence ATGATCATCATTGACAAAGCTCTGGAAAAACGGCAGCGCGACGGAAACCCGATTCGGGTGGGCATGATTGGGGCCGGCTTTATGGCGCGCGGTGTAGCCCGGCAGATTTGCCGTTATGTGCCCGGCATGAAGCTGGTGGCCATTGCCAATCGGAACCCGGAACGGGCGCGTAGCATCTATGCTGAGGCGGGCGTAGCCGACGTGCGCGAAGTAGCATCGGTGGCGCAGCTGGAGACCTGCATAGCATTGGGGCAGCCCGCCATTACCGACGACGCGTTGCTGCTGAGTCGCGCCGCCGGAATAGATGCCATTATCGAAGTGACTGGCGCCGTGGAGCATGGAGCCCATGTGGTGCTGGAAGCTATTCGGCACAACAAGCACATCATCCTGCTGAATGCCGAACTGGACGGTACCGTGGGGCCTATTCTCAAGGTATATGCCGACCAGGCCGGAGTAATCTACTCCGTGGCGGATGGCGACCAGCCGGGCGTAACACTCAATTTGGCGCGCTTCGTGAAAGGACTGGGAGTGACGCCGGTCTTGTGCGGCAACATCAAAGGCCTCCACGACCCGTACCGCAACCCTACTACCCAGGAAGGCTTTGCGCGACAGTGGGGCCAAAACCCGAGTATGGTAACTAGCTTCGCCGACGGCAGCAAAATCAGCTTCGAGCAGGCTGTTATTGCTAATGCGCTGAACATGCGCGTGGCGCGGCGGGGAATGCTGGGGCCTACGGTGGAGCCTGGCACACCCATCAGCAAAGCCGCCGAATGGTACCCGCACGAGTTGCTGCTTGGCGGTGGCCCCGGCCTCGTCGATTATGTGGTGGGAGCGGAGCCGAGTCCCGGTGTATTCGTGCTGGGCACCATCGACGACCCGGTGCAACAGCATTACCTGAAGCTTTACAAACTGGGTCCCGGCCCGCTCTACTGCTTCTACACGCCCTACCATCTCTGCCACTTCGAGACGCCGACTACGGTGGCCCGCGCCGTGCTGTTCCAGGATGCCGCCCTGGCCCCGGCGGGCCCCATGCGCGTGGAAGTCGTGACGGCCGCCAAAGTGCCGCTGTTTGCCGGCCAAGTGCTCGATGGCATCGGCCACTACCATACCTACGGGCTGGCCGAAAACGCCGACATCACCCAGCGCGAAAACCTGCTGCCTATTGGTGTGGCCGAGGGCTGCACGCTTCGCCACGATGTCGAGCGTGACCAAGTGCTGACTTACAACGATGTAATACTGCCGGAGGGTCGCCTCATAGACCAATTGCGGGCTGAGCAGACCGCGTATTTTCAAAATAGCCAGCCCTTCCTGAATTCCCCAACGCTTGCCGATCCTCCATCGATGCTTCGGTGA
- the rfbC gene encoding dTDP-4-dehydrorhamnose 3,5-epimerase yields MIFTETELAGAFIIDVERMSDERGFFARSWCEDEFAAHGILMPPLQANVSSNPTKGTLRGMHFQLAPHEETKLVRCTRGAIYDVIVDLREESPTYGQWLGVELTADSFRMLFVPARFAHGFITLTDNTDVCYQVSAKYAPGSERGLRWDDPAIGIEWPLKPVLVSEKDRSHPGFELRVPEEVSN; encoded by the coding sequence ATGATTTTCACCGAAACCGAGTTGGCTGGCGCGTTTATCATTGATGTAGAACGCATGTCCGATGAGCGGGGCTTCTTCGCTCGTTCCTGGTGCGAAGATGAGTTTGCTGCTCATGGCATTCTGATGCCGCCGCTCCAGGCCAACGTCTCCTCAAACCCGACAAAGGGTACGCTACGCGGTATGCACTTCCAGCTGGCGCCGCACGAAGAAACCAAGCTGGTACGCTGCACACGCGGGGCCATCTACGATGTCATCGTGGACCTGAGGGAAGAGTCGCCGACCTATGGGCAGTGGCTGGGAGTGGAGCTGACGGCGGACTCGTTCCGGATGCTGTTCGTGCCGGCCCGTTTCGCGCACGGCTTCATCACCCTCACCGACAATACCGACGTGTGCTACCAAGTATCGGCGAAATATGCTCCCGGCTCTGAGCGCGGCCTGCGCTGGGACGACCCGGCCATCGGTATCGAGTGGCCCCTCAAGCCGGTGCTGGTATCGGAGAAGGACCGCAGCCATCCGGGTTTTGAGCTACGCGTGCCCGAAGAGGTAAGTAACTAA
- a CDS encoding DUF4910 domain-containing protein — protein sequence MHALLARLFPICRSITGNGVRQTLAIVQEYLPALQLHEVPSGTPALDWQVPAEWNIRDAWVKNAAGERVIDFRQHNLHVVGYSTPVRGWFSRQELDEHLFSLPEQPDLLPYRTSYYQPTWGFCLSHQHRLALQDAYYEVCIDSTIDEQGFLTYGELELPATEAGENPADEVLFSCHCCHPSLANDNLSGLVVAVALAQALAAQPVRRYTYRFVFGPGTIGSIVWLSRNPEATARIRHGLVLTLLGGPGPFTYKQSRRGGAAVDRVVALALRDTAVAHNTRPWLPYGYDERQYCSPGFNLPVGCLSRTPFGEFPEYHTSADNLHFVQPKQLSEARALLLRICGIFEHDQVYRNLRPYGEPQLGRRGLYKGIGGGLEGQEWQMALLWVLSLSDGDHSLVAVAEQANLPFELLHRAAEALAATDLLAPV from the coding sequence ATGCATGCCCTGTTGGCCCGGCTGTTTCCTATCTGCCGGAGCATCACCGGCAACGGAGTCCGCCAGACGTTGGCCATCGTGCAGGAATATCTGCCCGCTCTGCAGCTACACGAGGTGCCCAGTGGCACACCAGCCCTCGACTGGCAGGTGCCTGCGGAGTGGAACATTCGGGATGCCTGGGTGAAAAATGCGGCCGGAGAACGGGTCATCGACTTCCGGCAGCACAATCTGCACGTGGTAGGGTACAGCACACCCGTGCGGGGGTGGTTTTCGCGGCAGGAACTGGATGAGCACCTGTTTTCATTGCCCGAGCAGCCAGATCTGCTTCCCTACCGCACCAGCTACTATCAGCCCACCTGGGGTTTTTGCCTCAGCCACCAGCACCGGCTGGCACTGCAGGATGCATATTACGAGGTCTGTATCGATAGCACCATCGATGAGCAGGGCTTCCTGACCTACGGCGAACTGGAGTTGCCAGCTACTGAAGCAGGCGAAAACCCTGCGGACGAGGTGCTATTTTCCTGCCATTGCTGCCACCCTTCACTAGCCAACGACAACCTTTCGGGGCTGGTAGTGGCCGTGGCGCTGGCCCAGGCCCTGGCCGCCCAGCCTGTGCGCCGCTACACGTACCGCTTCGTGTTTGGCCCCGGCACTATCGGAAGCATTGTCTGGCTTTCCCGCAATCCGGAGGCCACAGCCCGTATCCGGCACGGCTTGGTGCTTACCCTGCTAGGTGGCCCAGGGCCGTTTACCTATAAACAAAGCCGCCGCGGTGGTGCCGCCGTAGACCGGGTCGTAGCCCTGGCCTTGCGCGATACTGCCGTGGCGCACAATACAAGGCCCTGGCTGCCCTATGGCTACGATGAGCGCCAATACTGCTCGCCCGGGTTCAATCTGCCAGTAGGATGTTTGTCGCGCACGCCATTTGGCGAGTTTCCGGAGTATCATACCTCTGCCGACAACCTGCACTTTGTCCAGCCCAAGCAGCTTAGCGAAGCGCGGGCGCTGTTGCTGCGCATATGCGGTATTTTCGAACACGACCAAGTGTACCGCAACCTGCGGCCGTATGGCGAGCCGCAGCTGGGCCGGCGCGGCCTGTACAAAGGTATCGGTGGAGGCCTGGAAGGACAGGAGTGGCAGATGGCTTTGCTCTGGGTGCTGAGCCTGTCCGACGGCGACCATAGCCTGGTAGCGGTGGCTGAGCAGGCCAACCTGCCGTTTGAGCTGCTGCATCGGGCCGCCGAGGCCCTGGCCGCTACCGATTTACTGGCCCCTGTTTAG
- a CDS encoding glycosyltransferase family 4 protein produces the protein MLRILFIHNFYQQPGGEDAVFRAERDLLRAYGHAVETLEFHNAEIEAGALGKLRAGLQGFYNPGSAQRLRKAIASFRPDVIHIHNLFPVGSPALLWVAHAAGVPVVITLHNYRLICPGALLYTDGKLYEASVHRLFPWDAVRRRLYRNSALQTATVAAITGLHKLLGTWRWGVSRYITLTHFARQRYLDSSLQLRPEQLVYKPNFLADPGPPVPDTERANHLLFVGRLSPEKGLHTLLAAAATHALPLVIVGDGPLRTEVEACAAATPSVRYVGPVDAAGVAKAMRNCRALVMPSECVEGMPMVVLEAFATGTPVLAARRGGPGEMVRPGTNGLLFEPGDAEGLAQAAHYLLADEELAGRLGEGGRASYEALYTPASNYSRLLSIYQEAVAEASGKPVQDTTPSPEPHYNASVEMPLLR, from the coding sequence ATGTTACGCATCCTGTTCATCCACAACTTCTACCAGCAGCCCGGTGGCGAGGATGCCGTGTTTCGGGCAGAGCGTGATTTGCTGCGAGCCTACGGCCATGCTGTCGAGACACTGGAATTTCACAACGCTGAAATAGAAGCCGGGGCATTGGGCAAGCTGCGGGCTGGCTTGCAAGGCTTCTACAACCCCGGTAGCGCTCAGCGCCTCCGCAAGGCTATTGCCAGTTTTCGGCCCGATGTGATTCATATTCATAACCTGTTTCCGGTTGGCTCGCCGGCGTTGCTTTGGGTGGCCCACGCTGCCGGAGTGCCCGTCGTGATAACCCTGCACAACTACCGGCTCATCTGCCCCGGAGCACTGCTCTACACCGATGGCAAACTGTATGAGGCCAGTGTACACAGGCTGTTTCCCTGGGATGCAGTCCGCCGCCGCCTTTACCGCAACTCAGCGCTACAAACAGCCACTGTGGCCGCTATTACGGGCCTGCACAAGCTACTAGGCACCTGGCGCTGGGGCGTGAGCCGCTACATTACGCTCACTCACTTTGCCCGGCAGCGTTACCTCGATTCGTCTCTACAGCTACGGCCCGAGCAACTGGTCTATAAACCCAACTTCTTGGCTGATCCGGGGCCACCTGTTCCTGATACTGAGCGGGCGAACCACTTGCTGTTTGTGGGGCGGCTTTCTCCTGAAAAGGGGCTGCACACCTTGCTGGCTGCCGCTGCCACGCATGCGCTGCCGCTGGTAATAGTCGGTGATGGGCCATTGCGTACCGAAGTAGAGGCCTGTGCAGCGGCTACTCCCTCGGTCCGCTACGTTGGCCCTGTCGATGCGGCCGGAGTGGCGAAGGCTATGCGCAACTGCCGGGCTTTGGTGATGCCATCGGAGTGCGTAGAGGGCATGCCAATGGTAGTGCTGGAAGCATTTGCCACGGGTACGCCGGTACTGGCGGCCCGTCGGGGCGGACCCGGCGAAATGGTCAGGCCGGGTACCAATGGTCTGCTGTTTGAGCCCGGAGATGCCGAGGGTCTTGCCCAAGCCGCCCACTATCTTCTTGCAGATGAAGAATTAGCTGGCCGACTTGGTGAAGGTGGCCGGGCCAGCTATGAGGCGTTGTATACTCCGGCCAGCAACTACAGCCGTCTGTTGAGCATCTACCAGGAGGCAGTAGCAGAAGCTAGTGGTAAACCAGTGCAAGACACAACACCCAGTCCGGAGCCGCATTACAATGCGTCTGTAGAAATGCCACTACTACGCTGA
- a CDS encoding glutamate-1-semialdehyde 2,1-aminomutase — METATLPASLPSLAKKPVSEPVFAGSNALSARFHAAIPGGAHTYAKGDDQFPEHMAPYIVRGEGCRVWDVDGNEFIEFGAGLRSVTLGHAYGPVVAAARQQLDLGVNFGRPAVLELETAEEFLDFVQAGEMVKFAKNGSDATSAAVKLARAYTGRNLVGICQDHPFFSVDDWFIGTTPLAAGIPPAISSLTVSFRYNDLASAEALFSAYPGQVACLLLEVEKEVAPAPGFLAGLRRLCDQEGAVLIFDEIITGFRWHNQGAQARYGVRPDLSTWGKALANGFSLAALSGRRELMERGGLHHSHDRVFLLSTTYGAETHALAAARAVMREYHTQPVVEQLWKAGRQLADGLRQAAQEQGVAEQIQALGQPCCLTYTTRDTQGQHSAALRTLFLQETLRRGLFMPSLIVNYSHTPAIISSVLERLYEVLGVYRRALEDGVEHYLVGEPVKSVYRPRN, encoded by the coding sequence ATGGAAACTGCCACGCTTCCGGCTTCACTTCCTTCTCTGGCTAAGAAACCAGTCTCTGAACCTGTTTTCGCGGGCTCGAATGCACTAAGTGCCCGGTTTCACGCGGCCATTCCGGGGGGCGCCCATACCTATGCCAAAGGCGACGACCAGTTTCCGGAGCACATGGCACCATACATTGTGCGGGGCGAGGGCTGCCGGGTCTGGGATGTAGATGGCAATGAGTTCATCGAATTTGGGGCTGGGCTGCGCTCCGTGACGCTGGGGCACGCCTACGGCCCCGTGGTAGCGGCTGCCCGGCAGCAGTTGGACCTGGGCGTTAATTTTGGCCGGCCGGCCGTGCTGGAATTAGAGACGGCCGAGGAGTTTCTGGACTTTGTGCAGGCCGGGGAGATGGTGAAGTTTGCCAAAAATGGCTCCGATGCGACCAGCGCTGCCGTGAAGCTGGCCCGCGCCTACACGGGCCGCAATCTGGTGGGCATTTGCCAAGACCACCCGTTTTTCTCCGTCGACGACTGGTTTATTGGGACCACGCCACTAGCAGCTGGCATTCCGCCCGCCATCAGCTCTCTTACCGTCAGCTTCCGCTACAATGACCTGGCTAGTGCGGAGGCGCTGTTTTCGGCCTACCCTGGCCAAGTAGCTTGCCTGTTGCTGGAAGTAGAGAAAGAAGTAGCCCCAGCACCCGGTTTCCTGGCCGGGCTGCGCCGCCTCTGCGACCAGGAAGGAGCCGTCCTGATCTTCGATGAAATCATCACCGGGTTTCGCTGGCACAACCAGGGCGCCCAGGCCCGCTATGGCGTGCGCCCTGACCTGAGCACCTGGGGGAAGGCCCTCGCCAACGGATTCAGCCTGGCGGCTCTCTCTGGTCGTCGGGAGCTGATGGAACGGGGTGGGCTGCACCATTCGCATGACCGGGTTTTTCTGCTTTCAACTACGTATGGGGCCGAAACGCACGCACTGGCTGCTGCCCGTGCCGTGATGCGCGAATACCACACGCAACCCGTTGTCGAACAGCTCTGGAAAGCAGGCCGGCAGTTGGCAGATGGCCTTCGGCAGGCGGCGCAGGAGCAAGGTGTAGCCGAACAAATCCAGGCACTCGGCCAGCCCTGCTGCCTCACCTACACCACCCGCGACACTCAGGGGCAACACTCTGCGGCGCTCCGCACGCTTTTCCTGCAGGAAACCCTGCGGCGCGGCTTGTTTATGCCTTCGCTTATCGTCAATTACTCGCACACGCCGGCTATTATCAGCAGTGTGCTAGAGCGTCTATACGAGGTGCTAGGTGTGTATCGCCGGGCCCTCGAAGACGGTGTGGAGCACTACCTCGTCGGGGAGCCGGTAAAGTCGGTGTATCGACCCCGGAACTAG